TATAACAAACAAAGGTCAAAGTAAAACTCTGAATGTTAAATCAGCTCAAGTGAAAAATGCTGCTGGGGATGAAACATCACTAAGTTTGAGATCTTCACCTGTGAAAGTCAAAGGAAAGCGGCAACATGTCACATCCACGGCCGTCAAAAGTCAAAGTAAACATGACGAAAATACTAAAAGTAGAAAGGAAGGAAACACTGTGGAAAAAGACCCAACACCTGCCAAGATTTCAAGTCAGAAAATGAAAGGGAAGCCTGCAGATAAGCTGACATTAGCTGGTGCTGACAGCATTAAAACAGAGAGCCAGAAGAAATCCAAAGAATCTAAGCTGAAGGGAAAAGCAAGGCCGGAGGAAATCCAAATGAAAGGAGCAGCTAATGCGGAGAGCACAGGTGATAAAAAGGCAAAGGTGAGTAAGCGGACTGAAGCCTCCAGCCTGAAGGAAGCCGCCAACGCTGTCACCTCACAGAGCTGCAAGAGACCGGAGCCGGTTCCCAACAAATCTCTGCAAAGCTCTGACCCTGAAAGTACCAGAGATGACGCTAAGCCAACGCCTGCATACGGAGAAATCCTCACCAACGTAGCATCGCTCCTTCCCGCCGCTGCGTTGGCAGGCTCAGCTGTGGGGCTTATTAGTGATGCCGTGACAAGTATTCAGAGTTTACAGTCAGACAATGACTCTGCTACAtcgcagaaaaaaaagcaaaagcaaatcaTGAAGCAAAGGGCAATTATGCAGCAttctttctcctccacgctATCAGATTTGTCCTCAGCATCAGATCAGCCAGGACAAAGCACTAAAGAGGCTGGGAGCGCAGTTCAAGAAGAAAGTAATAATAGTGAGGCccaggaagaagatgaagaggtaGAAAGCGttgaagatgatgaggaggaaaaagacagtaatgatgatgaagaagaggcTGAAAAAGAGACAGATAATGAAACTGATCAGGATGAAGGTGAggagaaaacaagcagcagcagtgaggaagaggatgaaagtAGTGAGAAGGGTGATGCTACagaagctgaggaagaggaggcagagagcgaAGAAAGCAGTGAGGAAATGAACGAATCAGAGAGTGACTCTGAGGTaaatgaagcagcagaagaCAAAGAGGAAAGTGAAACGTCCAGTGAAGCAGAAAgtaatgaggaagaggaggctgagacgagtgaggatgaagaagatgaaggtGGTGATGAGTCAGAAAACACAGCTGAGAGCAAGAGTGAAGAAACTGAAGACGGCGACAGAGAAGGAAGTGACACTTCAGTagcagatgaagatgaagagggtGAAACGGAGGAGcaaaaagatgatgaagatTCCACCGAAACTGAGGATAAAGAGAAATCCTCAGAAGAAGGTGAGGAAACAGACGAGAATGAAGAAGACAATGATGACGAGAAAGCAGAGGACACGAGTGAtgaaaatgaggaggaagaggaacacaGTGAatctgaggaggatgaagatgatggagaaagtgaggaaaaggaaaataagagtgaggaagagaagaacgaggaggatgaagaggaggaagaagaggaggaagaggacgaggaagaagctgtggaagaggaagaagaggaggaagaatctgtggaagaggaagaagaggaggaagaatctgtggaagaggaagaagaggaggaagaagtagcagaggaggtagaagaaggggaagaagatgaagaagctgcagaggaggaagaagagggggaagaagatgaagaagctgcagaagaggaggaagagggcgaAGAAGAAAGTGAAtatgaggagaagcagaaaacaAGAACCAAGAAAAGTATGGAACCTAATAAAAAGATCATGGTAgaaactgaggaggaggatgaggaggaagaggagggggacaaggaagaagaggaggttgAGGATAGTGATGACAAAAAGAATGATTCCCTCATTAAACGAAAACCAGAAAAAAGACCCCAAAAtcagagagaagaaagaaagccACAACAAACCAAAGCAAAGAAAGGTTATGATTCAGAGGAAAGTGAAGAtgagagtgaggaagaggaagaaaatgaggaagaagaggaaagggaagatgaagatgaagatgaagaagaagaaagtgagGGGAAAGAAGTGGTCCCAAAGGGCAAACAAGGTAAAAAGCTTGTTAAAGAGGAACAGGAaactgaggaagaagaagaaggtgaagaggaggaagaggaggaggaagaagaggaggaagagaaaaaggaaaatgtcaAGTCAACAAAAATAAAGCAAGATCAGCCTCAAAAGCTGAAGGAAAAGCCCAAACCAGCGCCGAGGACGAGGGAGAGAACTCCAGGGGACAAGAAGCCCGGCGAGTCTCAGCAGTTCTGGGACAACGTACTGCCTCAGTACCTGGACCTGCAGTGAAGCAAGGCAGCAGAGCGTCGGCCCGGCATCTAACGCTGCTGTAGTATTCAGAGCAACGCACCTACAGAACGTCAGTGTAGGAAAATGAAGCAGTGAATCCAGCCTTGTCTTTGGCTCCGTTTGTGGTGGAGGAACTCAGTGACTGATGGAAACGCTCcacatgtgatgtgatgagGTTTTTATGTTTGACAGACGTGTACTCCGTTCTCTTGCTCTTTGTTTGTGATTAAACATATTGAACCGCATCCTGAACCTCAGggttcagtcagtcagacgtCTGATTGGACGCTGCAGCAGAACGGCCGCACTAATCACACGCTGCGTGGTCTCAGCTGTATCAACAGCAACGCTGACAAATGCCTGTACTTgaataaaatcaaattatacCCAGAGAGACGCGCCGAGCAGGTGTAAACAACAGTTAGATCCAAAGGCGGCGGCTCGTTTCACCGTTGCTCCCATTGTTTGGACCGTAAACTCTGGAACATCTTCGCCCATAGGAGGCAGAgataaatcaatcaatcagaaCATTGATCACTAGGAGGTTGCTAAAGAAACAGTTGCTAGGAGACGGCTTGACATCCTATAAGATCTTCCCATCGTTAACAGTGAAACGGGTGGAAAAGATCAATGTCTGAACCTCAAACATATTCAATAACTGTTACACATGTAGCAACAATAGCTGCTTTGATTTTAGCTAAAGTAATTATTGTGCTGATTCTGACTTAAAAAGATGAAACCTTTTGTTTATCTCCATGTGCGTGAGTAAGGGATAAGAAGTTTGCCTGGTGCAGTAAATGAacgttaattaattaatcagttCTTCGGTCGTGACGTACATTTGCACTGTGTTGTCCTGAACTGAGCTCAGCACAATTACAACTAATTGATACTAAGAAGGCTctgagtggagcagcagaggaagagagagatagATGGGAGATGgtgtagtatagtatagtacagtacagtatagttaGAGGCATTGTGTGAATAAAGTGAAATCATGTTTAGTAGTTATTTGAAGCgcttacatttatttttcaaggcttttattttgcttagttactgtaaatactacagTTTATGATTTAATCATACACCTAAAGGTCATTAACAAAGTTTATATGTAAAGTTGTGTAAAAGTGTGTTAGAATAAAGTACTGTCATCTACAGTGGTTATCACATCCTTCACCGTCAGACTCAGAACATCTTGGACTCATTTAGTTGTTTATACGTCAGTGGGGGTGGACGGAGCCTTGAAGCAATAAATAGCTACATAGACTTTAAGTCAGTAGCAAAGCAACGTTCACATCTTCAGCTTTGTCGTCACAACGTGCACGACTAGGAAGGAACCGCAGTGTGACATCAGCTCATCACAGCGTTGTCCAACTCAACTCAAAGGTTGAAGCTGAAAGCGAAGGCTGCGTTGGAGTGTCAGAGGTTTGGagctcagcctccaacagccggAGGCGATGGGCTTCTTCTAAAGCGCTGCGATTTAAACCCGGGCTCTCTGAGCCTCTGCCCTGAGGCCATTTCctcaaagagaggagaggagccgtcGTCTCTCACCTCATCAGGACCCACTGGTGAAGCTGGACTCGGTTTAGACTCTTTTCTCTAATGTGTTTGATTGAGCAGGTCATTAAACCAGCTGTCACGGAGGAACGCATCACTGGATGAGTGTGTTTGGTAGGAGGTTTCAAATGTAAGCCTGCCTTGCTCATGAGCCCTCAGGCGGCCTGGGTCCACAGCAAAACACGTCAGGTCGTGGTCTTTCGTGGAACATCACTACTTCATTAAAGGTGCCGAGTTTATTCCCAGCGTGTGCTGACAGAGGCCACGTCACAGTTTCTCCGCAGCACTTGGCGCAGTGTGCGCCATCTGCGTGGCCGCATGCCGCACGCCGGTGACCGGGCCGGGGCTGCGGAGAATCCTCCCTTCTGGAGCGAGAGGCGGGCCTTCGGGAGCAGGAATGCGCTGGaaggtttcctgcagctccgctTCACACGCCGGAGAGCGTCAGCCCCGCGTCTCACTATGGACATGTGgccgctggtgctgctgttggtCCAGCTCTGCTTGTGCTCCGGGTACGAAGGTAGGCACCGACACGGGCCCTCGTTCAACCCGCCGACCACTAACACTGCGGCATCGCTGTGCTGCATTAACCCAAGGTCTTATCATCGGTGACTGGTGAAAAAAGACCGAATCATCACCGGGTTGAATCAAATTGAAGGTAATTAGCGTTGGGGACATTGTTTCTTATTTTGCGCACGTCCGCGTAACTTTTGCGCTTCCTCTCCGCGTTTGGCGTGTTTACGCGGAGGGGGTGTCAGCGGGGGGAGTGCAGTGTGCATGTGGGGCGCAGTTTGTGGCGCTAATGGAGGCTGTGCAGCTGGAAGGTCGAGCCTCGGGTCTGATTCCCTGCTAAATGAATGACACGTTACTGCGTGCACACCTCCTGTTTCGCTTTACTACTTTTCTGACTGTTGTACACGATGAGCATATTTAGCGACGTCACCTCTGGGGAAAAATATAATTAACCAATACCCTTTAATGCATCCAATTAATTATGATTTGGCAGAAAGTATAATCAACAGTGTGTAACTTGAAGGAAGGTAATGAACGGGCTGTCAcagaaccgtgtgtgtgtgtgtgtgtgtgtgtgtgtgtgtgtgtgtgtgtgtgtgtgtgtgtgtgtgtgtgtgtgtgtgtgttggccgtATGCCTGTAGTCACCACTACTCTATGATCATACAGGCCGAAACATGAAGACGAGCTGCCGAGCAGAGTTAAAACTGTCTGTCAGGACTCAGACCTTCCGAGTGCACGAGGAGTTTGTTCAgcagagctgtgtttgtgtttgttcggGGGTCAAGCAGTGCATTCCCcagttgtgtgtgcatgctgggAACTGTGTGGCAGTGAGATGCTTGAAATACGCAGCTCTGAAAAGACCCAGAGACGCCCGTCAGGTTCCTCTCCTCACAGTTTGCTGCAAGCACTCGAGGAGGTCCCATCATATTTTCCATGATGGGTCTTGGATGTGGCTCGGGGCAGAAGGAGCCTCCACACACGAGGAGCGAGTCGGGGAAACGCCAGGAAGCAGCGTCACGGTGGCAACAGGGTTGAACGGCGCAGCTCCGTCCTCCAAAAACCGAGCACTCGGTGGTTCATCACTGGGGACGACCCGAGCGCTGCAGCGTGTCTGATCAGGAAAAAGGATCAATGCTCCCACGTCAGGCAGCAACAGGGGGCTCTACGGCCATGAAGTAACAAGAGAAGGATGTGTGTAGAAAAGTCGAGAAATCCTTAGTGTCAGTAATCACAGCACGCTCAACAAGGCAATAAAGAAATCTCATTGTACTTATTGCTGTtaaactggagctgcagctttgcTTCTGCAGGAAATGAGCTTCAGTAGCCGTCTGTATTACAGGCCTGCAGGGAGAAGCTAATTGCAATATCACGCTCTGTAATTTAAAACGTACTTACTCCCAGAACGAGGACGGGGCCGCGTTCCGCTGCCTGTCGGGACGGCTGCACGCGAAGGCGATGGCGTCCGTCGCTCGTCAGACGAGCGGAGCCTCCAGAGGCCGAACCCACTGCTCAGACTTGAACCGACTGGATAAGAAATAGTGCATTTAATATTCCAAGGCAATtaaaaactaactaactaaatgtCTCCTCAGTGATGTGTTCTATCGTTTACAcctcttttgctttttattgtctAAAAGGCCCAAAATACAGTTCAGCTGTGGTTAAGTTTTGATGTCTTCTGAAGACTAGAGGGAAAAAGTGATTTCAAGGGTCTCTGTAACGGTCATTTATCTTGTGGAGAGATATTGATCATGCCTGAACTGAGATTTATGTATATTGTACCTGTGGATGATGCGTGTGGTGGATGATCGTATTTCTCTCTGAATTCTTGTCTATGATCTAATGGTTATTTTATGCCTCTGGAGCCTTTATTTGATTTGCTTGTCTTGAATTAAATATCAGGGCCGGACTGTGTACGTgataaaatgaatatttaactGCATACGGTGTCTTGAAGTTTGAAAGCCTGTACTTCAGGTTTCTGTGCCTCTGACTTAGTTGTATTGATTGTGCGATGTTTATAATGCGTGGTACTGTTTAGTCTGCTTCCACGCGCTGCAAAACAAGACTGTAAAAGTTTCATAGAACTTCAAGGAGTACAGTATCTAAAGCTGATTTCCGTGTGGAAGTTTATTTCTATAAATCTAATTAAATCAGCTGTTCGATATATTCTGAGTGGCTGTAGTTGTGGAGGAGTCATATCTTTTTGCAGCCCAGTGCTCTTTGAAATGGAGCCAGCCTCACAGACGCAGACTTGTAATTAGTTTTCAATACCTTTCTCTGCGTCGCCGTCTTCCCCCCATTAAGGAGCAGACATTAAAGTTTTCCCATCGGGCGGCTGAATctgactcactcgctcactatGCTGCGAACAGCGCGCGCCGTGTGATCCGACTGCTAAACCGCAgcgcttgctgtgtgtgtgtttgaggcgACTTGTGGCATTTCACCCCAGACAGCTTTGATTAAAGTGACAGAGGGGCCGTGATGATGAGGAATGGAGATCGGGGCAGGATCTGTTTCACTCACCAACACGTGGCTGATGTATGAGGCTAAACATTCGTCCCTCGTCGATCCTGAACAGAGTCCACATTCACAGAGTTCATAACAACCACCCCTCCCCCCTGCTTCAACCTATGCCTCACTCGTTTTCTTGTTCCTCTCTGTTTTTATTGCCTACCTCCTAAATGAACCCTTCCTGCTCATCACAGTTCACCACTGGCCTTTTTCTATCAGCTCTTCAATGGGAAACCTTTTATATCCTCTCGAATGCTGACCTTTTAGATAGTTTATGGTTTAAACATGTTCGCTGACTCGCTGGATGGATGTCTGAGGTGAGTGGGCTCCGCGCCAGCTGTTTTGAAGCCATCTTTTGAATAgagatgtttaaaaaaaaaaacagctggaaaTAGGCGATCTTTGGAGGTTTCCTCTTTCTGCGTCCTTTTCCAAAAGATCAGCCGTGGTACGAGGAGTCTGCTTCAGATTAAAAGTTGAGCAATGCTTCTGAATCGGTTCTTGGTTCTGTGTTCCTGGAAAAAAGGCCCACGGGTCGGTCCAGGATCGAAGCATTGCCTCCAATCTTGATTGCGGCTCGTAGTATTAGTTGCTTTcctgtcttttctttcctcctcaggGTCAGGACACTACACCCACGGAGACGACGAGGACTGGTATTCTCGTAGATATAAAGGTGACTACATGCACAGTAAACGTGCTTTCCTTTTATTCTGAGCTGCTTTTAAAAGATGTTTTTACAGCAGGAGAACAGTGACAACTTTTATGGAACACTCTGggttaaaataagaaaaaacgTGTTTTTTTACAGAGCCGTAATTTAATGGCAGGGGGTTCAGCCAGTTTCAGCCACTGACATAGTTACATCATAGTAGCTTCCAGCTTCTAATCTGAGGTCAGTTAGATGCGGATCATTATCGTCGAGGCCAAACCACACTCCCGTCTTATGTAAAAGCAACAATAGTTTCTCTGACTCGAAGGCTTTGCcaatacacacaaatgcaggagagggaacgtgtgtgtgtgtgtgtgtgtgtgtgtgtgtgtgtgtgtgtgtgtgtgtgtgtgtgtgtgtgtgtgtgtgtgtgtgtgtgtgtgtgtgtgtgtgtgtgtgtgtgtgtgtgtgtgtgtgtgtgtgtgtgtgtgtgtgtgtgtgtgtgtgtgtgtgtgtgtgtgtgtgtgtgtgtctcctcaggGTTGAGCCAGCAGGAAACAAGCTGCAGATTTCCATGTAGTAGAATGTAGATgtatctgctgctggaggaggcttgATGTGCACGCACAAGTGAAACAACAGCAGTTTCATCTCTACAGTCTCTGTTTGTAGTTTTAGAGTTTTACTTTACACATcatctttctttattttagCTCTATTGTAATTGGCAGTTTGAGTTTTCTGTAACTATTAATCTCGTTGAATGAATGAAGGcatgaattaatttatttatttagaactTGGACGTTAGCGAGAGTTTAAGTTACTGTCCATCCTCGACACAGACCTTTGTTTGTATAGTGATCATCTGTCTTTTATTTAAGTGAGATCACTGTACGTTCGTTGCCTCATGAGACCCTGATCAAGTGTGTGAAGTTGCACATAAGGTAAAAAAAGATCCACTGAATCAGTGGATCACTGCGCTTAGATGATTGATGGATTTTCACTTTTTACATCTACATGGATCTGGCTCCTTCAGGTAAGAGTGTACTGGGCTAACACTGAATGCTGAGTCATCAATTGCCTGGGTGTAAACAAGGAAAAGGTCAACGGGGTCTCCCTCCGCCCTGTAGGGACGCCGTGGTGCGCGCCCATCAAGGTGAAGCACGGGGACGTGAGCTGCCGCACCCCCAGGGGGGAGCACTACCGCAACGTGATGGGGACGCGCTGCAAGATCCGCTGCAAGCAGGGCTACGAGACGCAGAGCACGGAGGTGGTGTGCATGGCCAGCAAGCACTGGTCCTCCAACTACGCCTGCAGACGTGAGAACCAGCATCCATgagcgcgcacacgcacacacacacacacacacaaacataaacagggCTTTGAACCAGACGTCAGTGATGAGGTTGTGCTACACTATAAATATTATCTGTCCAGTGTTAATTCAATAAAACTCAACCCCTGCAGCTTTTCTATTAATGTGTATACTGCAAATCTGTAAACAGTTGAATGAATCCACTACATctcccagctgtctgtctgttcctGACAGGGGGTGAAATCATGTTTGGAGACTGTGTAAAAGCCGGGACTAAATCACTACACCCTCCCCCTTAGGGTATTATGGGAAATCACAGCCACTGAAACCGATTATTCCATCAAACAAGCTCATTTGTTGGATGTTGGAAAGTTTGACTGATCTGCATTTAAAGCCACTCTGTACACGGCGGTGCACCAGGCTCTCCATCACACCCTGAGCATTTCTCCTGACAGAGATCCGCTGTCCGAAGCCCAACATGCCCGTTAACGGGGGCTACAAGTGCTCCGACGGCTCCTACTTCAGCTCTCGCTGCGAGTTCTTCTGCTCCCCGGGGTTCAGCCTGAAGGGCCAGAAGACGGCCACCTGCCAGCACACCAGCACCTGGAGCGCTGCTGTGCCCACCTGCGTCGGTAAGGCTCCGCCTCAGGTGCGGTTCTGTGGGGttctgtgggttcctgtgggttcctgtgggttTCTGTGGGTACTTTAGTCTCCCACAGTGGCCCGAAGCCTGCAGGCTGCTGGGATGCAGCATGTGGCCCATTCATTTAATCACGCAAAGCTCAGTGGAAACTCTCCTAGACACGCATACATGTTTACCAGAGCACCCCCACTCAGTTTTTGTCTCATCACTACATGCTTATTGTCTTCAATCTCATGTTTCGTTAGAAGCCTCCACACAAAAGGCTGCACAGACGATCAGGCCTCAGGCCTGTTTGAAATGAGTCCCATCCATCTGTCGGTGGATGTGCACATTTTGTCTTTAGTAAATTGCATTTCTTTTCGCAGATGTTGATCCTCCAAAAATCAAGTGTCCCAATGTGAAGGACAAGTGGGCGGAGCCAGGCAAACTGACGGCGAAGGTGACGTGGGACACACCGGAGGGAGACGACACCGCCGACGGCATCCTCACTGAGtcagtccagctctgtcctttAAGCGTTCCCCCCATTCTGCTTCAGCGCTCTGTCTGCCTGAGTCCTGTTGCCTCTGAACTCTAAAGATGGAGCTTACACGCAAAACGTTTCAACTGAGCCCGTCTTCCGCAGTGTCACCCTCAAAGGGAGGCCTCCGAAGTCCGACTTCCCCGAGGGGCTTCACAAGATGTCCTACACGGTGTTTGACCGCGCCGGGAACAAAGGCGCCTGTCGCTTCACGGTGCGGGTGCGAGgtgagcgcgcacacacgcgcacacacacacacacacacacacacacacacacacacactctcaccttGGCTGCGTTGTGTTGCAGTGCGCCGCTGCAGCCCGCTGGTCGCCCCCGACAACGGCTACATGAAGTGCGACAGCGACCGAGACAACTACGGCGCCACGTGCAGCTTCACCTGCACGGGCGGCTTCGAGCTGCAGGGCAGCGCCGCCAGGGTGTGTCAGCACGGGCTCACCTGGTCCGGCACGGACACAGTGTGTGCACGTATGTGTGGAGTCCAACCTACTCCTCTGCTGAACGTCTGCATCTGTGGGATGTTAAGATAATGCATGTGAGAGGCTGTTTTATGCAACAGACCAGCTGCAATCACCCCATGTTCCGTCCAGGATCTAATAGAACCCggcatttgtttgcttttgatgGCTGAAGAGTCAAAGGAGCTGAATCATGCAGCATCTCAGCGTAATACTGCGTCGATGCTGTCTCACATATTTATCGCTGTGCTGTGAATCACGTCTCGTCGCATCACCTAATTGCGCATTCAATGTCACCGCAGCCATGAGCATCAACGTGGGAGTGCGGACGGCTGACGCGCTGCTGGACCAGTTCTACGAGAAGCGACGGCTCCTCATTATCTCGGCCCCAACGGCTGCCAATCACAATTACCGCTTCCAGATGACCAATTTGCAGGTGAGGCCCAGCGAACGCGAGGAGGGAGTGGGAGGGGATGCGGCGCTCTCTGATGTCTGGATGCCGTGAAATCAGAGCTGACTCTAAACGCCTCACCCTTCAGTGTGACGGGGTTCCATGTGTCAGCGTCTGTCTGCTGGTTACCACCCGCAGACAGACGCTGCAGAGGTAACTGGCGAGAAACGTAGCCCAAAAAACAAGAACGGAGGCTTTCAGGTTCATAAACAAATCAGACCATTTTAGTTGCTCATAATGAGACATGGAGCTTTCTAGCGTCGGTGCGTCAGAAGCGTGGAGTGTTTTTAGTTTAGCCTCCTGCAGACAATGAATATTGAACATCCAGCTGCCTGCAGCGTGACGCTGAGACGAGGCCGTAACACGCTTTTCCTCATcgctttattattattgcagcCTATTATTAAAGTTTCAACTTGTAACACTTCACTCTGCACAGTGAAGGTCGAAGTCTTGTTTTCTATCCCAGCTTtgcaaaccttttttttcttttttatctctCAGCCGGCTCAGTGCGGACTGGATCTGAGACATGTGACGGTAATTGAGCTGGTGGGGACTTATCCTGCACAGATCGGCCGGATAGGACACAGGCTGCTCCCCCCAGGGCTGGCCCTGCAGctcaggtgcacacacacacacacacacacacacaccttcataaTGCATCCTGTCTGTACGCTTACTGAGCTGCACCTTGCAGGTTGCTGCTCCGGATCCCACAGAGGTCCTTCcaaatgctgctgctggataAGCAGGGCATAGACAAGCAACGCTACCCGTTCCCCGTGACCGCAGCGGAGCTGTTCACCACCGTCGACACGTTCCCCCTGCGCAGGGACGAgatggcgctgcagcaggaggcgggtcagagctgtcagtcataaccccctccccccacggaCGGTCAGACACCTTTGATCTATTCCTCCTCTGTTGTTTGTCTACATCACACATTCCTACCTGAGCTCGTTCAGCCTGAAATCacaagggtgtgtgtttgtttggatgtgtgtgtgtgtgcgcgtgtgtctaaAATGGTGCTGACCTGAAACAAGCAGAATTATTGGAACGACGTTACTAAATGAAATGGGTCCTAGAGTGCATTACAATCATATTGATTCATGTGTCTTGTGTgcctttatattttattattattaatgttttctAAGCAGAAATGTTTTGTACAAAAGGTCTTTTCCTTCCTGACCTGGAAACGTGTTCGCCTGTCTAATATTTATGTCACTTCTCTAATGATGTACTCTGACACTCTGTCACTGATTAAATGTCTGCCACAAAAATCTAAAGGCAACTGGGATCTTCCTCCTCTAGAATGAAgcagtgtttttgtgtattaGACACAGTTTGTGGTGGAATATTAACAACTACTGGACTGAACTACATGATCCCATTAGTTGTGTAGCTGCACATAAACTGCCAAATGTTAACCATATAATCAGATTTTAGAGATAATGGATCAAGCAGGCGGTTTattgaaatatgtttttatttcaaaatattcCATAACACATTTGGGACAAAATGAGCTCGAGTACAATGAACCTGATGCTTGAAGACCAGACAAAGGAGCGAAGGTACATGCTGTACATCAATAGTTTTCTTCTGTGACCATGTATTGCACAAGCCTCTCGTCTAAATGATGTACAACGAACACCgtgtattatttattactataaTCACGCAGTGCGAGATTGTTCTACTCTGGGCCAAGGACAAGTGCACGAATCGGCATTCGACAAGAACAATGTTTCTACGAGCTGTAACTTGAACCGTTTAGAAGCAGGCGATCCGTCAGAGGACGTGGAGCCGTGGGGGTCCGGGACCACGGAGCAGACTCGCCCCAGAACACGCGGCCCCCTGGGAACGCTTCCAAGCACGCGCTGAGCGTCAATCACGTCAGAGCCAGAGCTTCGCCTCGTCTGTTCTCTGTGCCCTAATGGTCGTCATGCATCATCACACTGATACAGTGTTATGTAAATTCACATTGAAACTAGTCTAAAAAGGGATAAACGGTCCAGAATTTGTGCCACAGGTTTATTTCAGCAGCGGTGGAAAGTAACTACAGGTCACGGTTACAGTCATGCCAGCAGCGCTGGAGCCTCCGCCTGGACAAACATCTGCCCCTTCCTCTATACGGTTCATAAAAACCACCGGAAACCCAAAATGAGTGTCTCGTTGGGACAAACCTTAATTGTTTTTGGGCTTCTTGCACATTGCAGTAGATTTCAACAGAGGAACGAAAATTTGCCAAAAACTTAGATTTTTAgaactttaaatattttaacgACTAAATTCTCTCTAAAATTATTAGATCTCAAATGACTCGACACCTGACGGCTTTTGTAACAAGGATGCATGACTTTGTCGATCACGTTTTAAAAAGTTTGTTCATTGAAAATGACCTGAAAACAACTAGTGTATCTTAAAAACATAACTGAAGGCAACTGA
This genomic interval from Betta splendens chromosome 21, fBetSpl5.4, whole genome shotgun sequence contains the following:
- the srpx gene encoding sushi repeat-containing protein SRPX isoform X2 — translated: MPHAGDRAGAAENPPFWSERRAFGSRNALEGFLQLRFTRRRASAPRLTMDMWPLVLLLVQLCLCSGYEGSGHYTHGDDEDWYSRRYKGTPWCAPIKVKHGDVSCRTPRGEHYRNVMGTRCKIRCKQGYETQSTEVVCMASKHWSSNYACRQIRCPKPNMPVNGGYKCSDGSYFSSRCEFFCSPGFSLKGQKTATCQHTSTWSAAVPTCVDVDPPKIKCPNVKDKWAEPGKLTAKVTWDTPEGDDTADGILTDVTLKGRPPKSDFPEGLHKMSYTVFDRAGNKGACRFTVRVRAMSINVGVRTADALLDQFYEKRRLLIISAPTAANHNYRFQMTNLQPAQCGLDLRHVTVIELVGTYPAQIGRIGHRLLPPGLALQLRLLLRIPQRSFQMLLLDKQGIDKQRYPFPVTAAELFTTVDTFPLRRDEMALQQEAGQSCQS
- the srpx gene encoding sushi repeat-containing protein SRPX isoform X1 encodes the protein MPHAGDRAGAAENPPFWSERRAFGSRNALEGFLQLRFTRRRASAPRLTMDMWPLVLLLVQLCLCSGYEGSGHYTHGDDEDWYSRRYKGTPWCAPIKVKHGDVSCRTPRGEHYRNVMGTRCKIRCKQGYETQSTEVVCMASKHWSSNYACRQIRCPKPNMPVNGGYKCSDGSYFSSRCEFFCSPGFSLKGQKTATCQHTSTWSAAVPTCVDVDPPKIKCPNVKDKWAEPGKLTAKVTWDTPEGDDTADGILTDVTLKGRPPKSDFPEGLHKMSYTVFDRAGNKGACRFTVRVRVRRCSPLVAPDNGYMKCDSDRDNYGATCSFTCTGGFELQGSAARVCQHGLTWSGTDTVCAPMSINVGVRTADALLDQFYEKRRLLIISAPTAANHNYRFQMTNLQPAQCGLDLRHVTVIELVGTYPAQIGRIGHRLLPPGLALQLRLLLRIPQRSFQMLLLDKQGIDKQRYPFPVTAAELFTTVDTFPLRRDEMALQQEAGQSCQS